In one Terriglobia bacterium genomic region, the following are encoded:
- a CDS encoding tetratricopeptide repeat protein — MRSSTRHQLKEDQFRTTAKETYSWAVEHGGKLVYGGAAVAVVLVIVAAGWFYLQRQDEAAGVALGHALQVYQAPLISGGQPPAPEVTSFATTADRAKAARAEFAKVAEQYAHTNSAEIARYFMGLTDQDAGNTAAAEKELKEVAESGHSDLASLAKLALAALYRNQGKDAQAAPIYKDLIEHPTNTVSKSQAQLALASVYESKQPQDARTLYQQVQKENPDSPAAQIASARLAELK; from the coding sequence GTGCGCAGTTCAACAAGACATCAGCTCAAAGAAGATCAATTCCGGACCACCGCCAAGGAAACCTATTCCTGGGCGGTCGAACACGGCGGCAAGCTGGTCTATGGTGGGGCCGCGGTGGCGGTGGTGCTGGTAATCGTGGCCGCCGGCTGGTTCTACCTCCAGCGGCAGGACGAGGCCGCGGGCGTGGCGCTGGGGCATGCGTTGCAGGTGTATCAGGCGCCGTTGATTTCGGGGGGACAACCGCCGGCGCCGGAGGTGACATCGTTTGCAACGACTGCGGACCGGGCCAAGGCGGCGCGGGCGGAGTTCGCCAAGGTGGCGGAGCAGTATGCGCACACCAACTCAGCCGAGATTGCGCGCTATTTCATGGGATTGACCGACCAGGACGCGGGCAACACGGCGGCGGCCGAAAAAGAATTGAAGGAAGTGGCGGAGTCGGGGCACTCGGACCTGGCTTCGCTGGCCAAGCTCGCGCTGGCGGCCTTATATCGCAACCAGGGCAAGGACGCGCAGGCGGCGCCGATCTACAAAGACCTGATCGAACACCCGACGAATACGGTTTCGAAGTCGCAAGCGCAACTGGCGCTCGCCTCGGTGTACGAGTCGAAGCAGCCGCAGGACGCGCGCACCCTGTATCAGCAAGTGCAGAAAGAAAACCCCGACAGCCCGGCGGCGCAGATTGCGAGCGCACGGCTGGCCGAGCTGAAGTAA
- a CDS encoding TraR/DksA family transcriptional regulator, whose amino-acid sequence MEKKKLEYFKKKLEERQQQLRKNVSRSEQDGRTTDLDTAQDIADRAASSYNKEFLFHQSNSERQLLQMVEGALSRIREGTFGQCISCGKEINPKRIEAVPWTRHCIECQEKLEKGQLEEATG is encoded by the coding sequence ATGGAAAAGAAGAAGCTCGAATACTTTAAGAAGAAGCTGGAAGAGCGGCAGCAGCAGTTGCGCAAGAACGTGTCGCGCAGCGAGCAGGACGGGCGCACCACCGACCTCGATACCGCGCAGGACATTGCCGACCGCGCCGCCAGCTCTTACAACAAGGAGTTCCTCTTCCATCAGAGCAACAGCGAGCGCCAACTGTTGCAGATGGTTGAGGGCGCCCTGTCTCGCATCCGCGAAGGCACATTCGGCCAGTGCATCTCCTGCGGCAAGGAGATCAACCCCAAGCGCATCGAGGCTGTGCCTTGGACCCGCCACTGCATCGAATGTCAGGAAAAGCTGGAAAAAGGCCAGCTCGAAGAAGCGACCGGCTAA